The genomic segment GGCTTAAAAGAATACCTACTCCTCTTCGTCAGCTCCGGTTTCTGATGGCTTTTCCTCAACTTCATTAACAGGTTCTGTGAATGAGCCGACCCTTTTTGCGGATATGATAAATGCGCTGTGGTTGAATGTCCACATCTCCGGACGCACTGAGCGACCCTCCACCTTCCACGGTCTCTTTATGAACTCGAAGGTTTCTATATCATCGTAAAGACCCGATTCCTCCATGGCATCCACACACGACTTAACCTGCAGGATCGTGGGGAGATAGACTATGAGCGTCCCCCCCACCTTGAGCCCTTCTTTGGAATGGGGGATAACGTGCCAAGGCTCGGGAAGGTCGAGCATGATACGATCATACTGCCCGTCGATGCCGTCGTATATGCTTCGTACCTCTACGGAGTGGTTGGGTGTCTCGCCCAGATAGTCCCTTATGAATCCCTGTGCCTGCTCTGCGAAATCATCACGCACCTCATAGCTTGTGAGCGTACCCTGTCCTCCGAGTGCACGTAGAAGCGCAATTGAGAGCGCACCCTGCCCTATGCCGGCCTCAAGTATATCAAGCCCCGGGTGGATATCACCCCACATGAGCATAACAGCTGTATCCTTGGGATATATGATCTGAGCCCTGCGCTTGATGCCCATAACGTAGTCTATGTATGAAGGGGAATATACCCTGTACTTCATCCCCTTGGATGCCTTTACAACACCGCCGTCACCCGCTTTGAGGATATCCTCATGTTCGATGAAACCATACTGGGTGGAGAAGCGTATCCCCTCCTTGAGTACTGTGTTGTGTCTGCTTTTCTTCTTCTCATCCACAAGGATTACCTTGTCGCCGTAGTTAAGACTGCTCATTCATTTTCTCCACCAGCCTGCAAAAGGAGCATTTATCTGTAAAAGTCTCCATACCGCAGCTTTCGCACAGGGTTGTATCACCCTCGCCCTTTCTGTCCGGCACGCTGAACCATTTTTTTGCTTTTTTGAAATATTGGAAATAGAAGTAGTGCGCAGTGCCGGGCATATCGTCCTCGATCCGGTTTAGCGCATCCTTATATACAAGGCTGGTAGCCCCCCTGCTCATGGGGCACTCCTCCATTATATAGTCGATTCCGTTAACGATACAGAAAGCCGCCGTCTCCTTCTCTGTAAGCCTTATGAGCGGCTTAACCTTCTTTTTCATCATCTTCCCCTCGGCGGGGAGAACGGGGCTCATCCCGGGGAGATATTCCTCGCTCCAGTGCAGGAGATTACCCAGCAGGCGTGAGGATTCATCATCAAGGTTGTGCCCGGTGGCCACAGCATCGAAGTTGTAGTCGTAGGCTATCTTGTTGAAATAATATCGTTTTATAGTTCCGCAGACGGAGCAGTCCTGACGCTTGGCGGACTTTGCCACATCGGGAACAGCATAGCCGAGTTCCTTAAGATCAACAGTTATGATCTTAAGCCCTCTTCTCACTGCGAACGTGTTCACCCTCTCCTTGGATCTATCCGAGTAGCCGGGGATTCCGAGATCGATATACATACCCGTGACATCGTAGCCGAGCTCGCTGAGTACATGCCAGAGGACAAGGCTGTCCTTCCCGCCGGAGACGCAGACCATGGTCCTGTCCTCTTTGGACAGCATCCTGAAATCCTCGATCCCCTTCTCGGTCTGCTTATAGAAGAATTCGTTGAAATGCTCGGGGCAGAAGGCGGCGTTGGCTCTTGGTATCTTGATTACAGCTTTTTGGGGACACTTTTTACACTTCATCAGCCGCCGCTTACCACATTAACTATCTTTATTGTTTCACCGCTTTTCACATGGATGTCATGGGTGATGAGCTCACCCTCACGCACAACGAGGGTTGAGTTGTCTCTTAGACCGAGCCCTGTAAGAATATTCTTAACAGTCCCCGGTTTCGTTTCGGATCTTTTTCCGTCGGAGTATTCGACAGTAACCAAGATCTTCCTCCCTGTTTTTTAATCATTAAGATGAGCCCGGAGCAAGGTTTACTCAAGGCCTGAATTCGGCAGTATAGATTTGTTTCAGAATTTGGCAAGACCTTTAAGCGAAGCCTTGAGTGCTGGCACATCAACAGTAAGCGTCACAGAGGATTTAGGGGCAGACAGACCGGCCTCATCGTTGATACGCTCTCCGGATATGAAGCCCCCTTTGGATACCTCCGCTATGCCGCTGACGGCACCCGATTCGCTGAGAATAACAAGGCCGTCCAGTAGCTTACCCTGCCGGAGCCCATATGAGAAGAAGGCATCATCGTAGCTTATGGTTACACGCTCACTGAGGCTGTGGGGGTTTTCCATATTTTCGTAAATCAGGAGGGAAACGGCATAGAGGAGCTTTGAGCGGCGAACACCGGAGAGCTCCTCGTTTATGCTGTTTATGCGTTGGGCAAAATTGCGCATTATCCTTTCGGCGAGCTCAGGAACATCACGCAGTGCCTTAAGAAAGGTGTGGTTCTGAAACACCAGAAGCTCCATAGGAGTAAGTGCCACGACATCCGCAGTACGTCTGTTGTCAAGGAAGGAGCCCATCTCGCCAAGAACAGCACCCCGTTCGAGGGTTGCTATACTGACGCTCCCGCCGGAGGAATCATGCCTAACCACCTCCGCCTCACCGCTCATGATGATACAGACGTAGTTCGAGTGCTCCCCCTGACGCAGGACAACATCACCGGGGCTGTAACTGAGCTTCCTGCCGTTCTTGACCAGAAAGCTCAGTATCTCGCCGCTAGCTTTTACATGACCCTCATCGGCCATGGGCAACTCCTTTAGCGGAGCTTCGCTCCGAACTCTTCCTTAACGGAACCGGCTATCTTCATAAGAACAGCGTTGGTTTCCTCATCCGTAAGGGTCTTTTCAGGATCGGAGAAGAATATTCGGAAGGTAAGGCTTACCTCACCTTCATCCACACCCTTCCCTTTATAAACATCGTACAGCACAACCTCATCAATGAGAGAGCTGATGCCTGATATATTAAGAGCAATATCGTTCGAGGCCGCCTTTGCAGGAACGGCGACTGATATATCCTTATACACTGAAGGATACTTGCTGAATTTTTTGTACCTCGGAACCACGTTTGCTGTGTCCAGAAGCTTCTCAAAGAGGATCTCGCATATGCATACGGGAACATCTATATCCAGTTTCTCCAGCACATCGGGATGAAGCTCGCCGAGGAACGCCACAGTCTCCCCATCGATCCTGACCTCGGCAGATTTACCGGGGTGGAGGAAGGGGAGTGAGCCCCTTACATATTCCGCATTACTAACATTCATGGCAGAGAAAATGTTGTCCAGAACACCCTTGGTTACAAAGAAAAGCTCCTCCTCGTTCTTCTTGTTCCACGAGAGGGGCCAGTAACCGCCGGAAACGCCGAAGGCGAAACGAAGCTCCTGAAATGGAAG from the Limisalsivibrio acetivorans genome contains:
- a CDS encoding MoaD/ThiS family protein yields the protein MVTVEYSDGKRSETKPGTVKNILTGLGLRDNSTLVVREGELITHDIHVKSGETIKIVNVVSGG
- a CDS encoding cyclic nucleotide-binding domain-containing protein, which gives rise to MADEGHVKASGEILSFLVKNGRKLSYSPGDVVLRQGEHSNYVCIIMSGEAEVVRHDSSGGSVSIATLERGAVLGEMGSFLDNRRTADVVALTPMELLVFQNHTFLKALRDVPELAERIMRNFAQRINSINEELSGVRRSKLLYAVSLLIYENMENPHSLSERVTISYDDAFFSYGLRQGKLLDGLVILSESGAVSGIAEVSKGGFISGERINDEAGLSAPKSSVTLTVDVPALKASLKGLAKF
- a CDS encoding tRNA (adenine-N1)-methyltransferase, translating into MSSLNYGDKVILVDEKKKSRHNTVLKEGIRFSTQYGFIEHEDILKAGDGGVVKASKGMKYRVYSPSYIDYVMGIKRRAQIIYPKDTAVMLMWGDIHPGLDILEAGIGQGALSIALLRALGGQGTLTSYEVRDDFAEQAQGFIRDYLGETPNHSVEVRSIYDGIDGQYDRIMLDLPEPWHVIPHSKEGLKVGGTLIVYLPTILQVKSCVDAMEESGLYDDIETFEFIKRPWKVEGRSVRPEMWTFNHSAFIISAKRVGSFTEPVNEVEEKPSETGADEEE
- a CDS encoding ATP-binding protein produces the protein MKCKKCPQKAVIKIPRANAAFCPEHFNEFFYKQTEKGIEDFRMLSKEDRTMVCVSGGKDSLVLWHVLSELGYDVTGMYIDLGIPGYSDRSKERVNTFAVRRGLKIITVDLKELGYAVPDVAKSAKRQDCSVCGTIKRYYFNKIAYDYNFDAVATGHNLDDESSRLLGNLLHWSEEYLPGMSPVLPAEGKMMKKKVKPLIRLTEKETAAFCIVNGIDYIMEECPMSRGATSLVYKDALNRIEDDMPGTAHYFYFQYFKKAKKWFSVPDRKGEGDTTLCESCGMETFTDKCSFCRLVEKMNEQS